The Cucurbita pepo subsp. pepo cultivar mu-cu-16 chromosome LG18, ASM280686v2, whole genome shotgun sequence nucleotide sequence CATTTTCTACCCCACCAGAGATCTATGATAGTCAATCAGATCCAAGAATTTCATAACGAGAAAACTCAAcaatgaagtaaaaaaaaaaacagcaaaaCATAGGAAAAACAACGCAATAGTGGAACCTACATTCTTCATCAGAATGTACCAGAAGAAGCATGCTACAGTTCTTAAAGAGTTTAATCATCCATTGGTAGGTTGGACGCTGGAACCAAATCTTATGAAAGGCAGCTGGTTCATTGATCACCCTGATCTCATTTTATCAGGAAGAAACTAATCATTATCCTATTAGAGGCACAGTCTCATTCCCATACACTTCCACATATGCTGAACAACAAGAAGGAGCGTTagagagaatgaaattaagaaagaTAGAGAAAGCCCTTTTCACATTCGAACCTCCCCCCCTCCACGGGAAACAATAACGAAACAAAATCAATCGAAGAAAAGTTTGGGCAGTTGGTTACGGTATCAGAGAGTTTCATATATACCGATTTTCAGTAACCCTGGCAAAAACCCTACATTTTTCTATCCGATTGAAGTAGAATCTAATAACAATGGCGACGGATCATATTCCTGAAATGGCAGAAAGCGAAGGTATGTAAGGAAAGATTATAACGTACGGCAAATCCCTTTTGTGAGATGTGAATCGCCGGAAAGCATTGAAGAATCTGGATAACAATTTTGTCGATGAAAACTGTCTGCCACCCCGCTTTGaatgtggaaaaaaaaagggaaaataaatcCCAATTCAGATGGCACCAAGTGAAAATATTTCCCCAGCCTGCAGAAAATTGGGTATTTGCATGGCTAATATATATAGCAACTCAGTTTTCCCAGTAATTTTCCTAGTAATTTTCCTagtcttttaaatatttttttgctaATGCTTATAAAATTGACCTAACTATTTTTCACATGCGGTTAATACCCTAACTAcggttatttttctttaactcTGGTTATTGGGGTTGCAATATTTCATGCTTTTTGCATAAATATAGACAAATTcagttaaaaatttaaatgagtCCCAAATAAATGCCAACATCTTCACacagacacacacacacacaaccAAATTGTATTTACAAGAAGAGTGGTTCCTAGACTAAGTTGGCTTATTACTTTTGACGCATTCAGTTTTACTTTACGAAAATAATAAACGCTTCAATACATAAACTCCAGATGGATTATTTCCGATTAAGCATAGATATGCAATGTGAAGATGAACTACTTTGAAGCCGTTTCTTTCCCTTCAGAGCCAAATAGCTTCTGTTCAAACTCTATTATCCATAAACAATGATGTAATTTTGGAGGTTCCATTTAGTTGTGTCGTTGGTGCTCTGAGATGGTTGTGAGCTGAAATTTGGGTGCCAAAAGGCAGCCGTAGACAGTATCAATGCAGAGGTCAGTACCACGTTTCAGACATTGGATACTTCCCCCCATGCAAGAGGATTGTGCAGTTTAGGAAATGCCAAGTTAAGAAAGAGTACAGAAAAGAAGGCTTATTAGGAGCAAGGCCACAGCAGGCATTCATTGATATGCCCATATATAGCTGCTGCCCTTggaacagatattgtctgcatTTATGTTACATTGCCATCAAAGAGAAAACTGTCGCTTacaatgaaattaaagaagCTGCCTTAACACCCTTTTTGTGTGTACATGCATCTTAAAATtgcccaaacatttgagtgaaCAATGGTGTTCTGAATCCTTGTCTTGTCCTTCAGTTGCATACAATCATTGTGTCTAAGCTACCAATAAAGATGACAGTTTCAAGAATGGTTAGAAATTCAATAAGATCTTCATCAGTTTCATTTACATTGGTGAAGTCTTGAGGCGAGAGGAATCTCATCATAGAAACTGCAGGACGAGGCAAAGGCTGTGGATAACAAGAAACTTGAACCATCAAATGAGCTAACTTATCAGAGGCTTTGAGAATTCTGTGTCAATAAAGAGTTGCAAGCAGTAAACTGGATTAGATGACATCCACTTACAACTGTAAAGCAAAACTCTCAAAAAAAACTCatcgtttttaaaatgcatcaattagggagaggtttctacacacttataagaaatgattcgtactctttcttcaattaattgatgtgggatctcacaatttatgCTCCTTAGgaacccaacgtcctcgttgacacaccgcctggtgtcttactcttatactatttgtaacaacctaagtccaccgttagcaaatattgtccgcttttacccgttacatatcgctgtcacatccttataaggaatggtttgtcccctctccaacggacgtgagatctcacggaTAAACCGTTATGACGTTGAATAGAAAAAAGTATGAGTAAATCTAGGCTCCGTAGAAACAATAAGCAACTATAGGTATGAGTCAATGAAgaaataaactttcaattcaAGGCGTTATTATGTGAGAAACTACCAAGAAAGCACCATTCTGTCACAATTTTGGTAGACTTTTTGCTAGACTtgaaatctaataattttttagtaacTAATCACAATCTTTCCAATAAgtcgatatgtccgagtggttaaggagacagacttgaaatctgttgggcttcgcccgcgcaggttcgaaccCTGCTGTCGAcgattatttttaatttcatttgtttcatttatttatttcttttttttggccTTCTCGATTTCAATTTACCGATGAGGGTTAGGGTTTCATGTGAACATCAGAAGTGTGATTGAAAGTTGGAATTGGGATTTTGGTTGATTCCGAAGGCTCTCTTAACGAATTCGGTGGATTTTCGGTTGGCGTAGCAGCACAAAAGCAtctgtttttcttgttctgGAAAAATTTGATGGAAGAGAAACCCACTAATGTTTTGTCTCTTCCCCAGACAACTCAAGAGCTTGCAATGGAGGGCATCAAGCATCTTGAGGAAACGATAGAATCCGCATTCCAGATCCTATACTCCATGAACGACGAGCTCTGCAATCCCACATTATGGTCCACCACTTCTTCAACGGCAACAACGACTACTTCTGGTTTAACAATTGCCAGCCCAAATGCTCCATCTTCGCATTCCACTAATGGAGTTGTAAACGGCGATGCAAGTTCGGAAAGCACAAACCATCACACCGACACCAGCAGTGGCGGAGGCAGCGGTAGTGGGGGAGCCCTTGAGGAGGCCCGTGTTCGCTACAAGAATTCAGTACTTGCACTTCGTGCTATTCTTGCTGCAATTCCCAATTCTCAGAAGGTAAATTACTGACTGATCTTCCTCTTATTCGTCTTTGTTCGTCAGCCAGCGTTTCtcatttctcatttcatttctcatttgGCAAAATTCGAGATTGATTCGAAGATATTTGGTTCCCCCATGTTACAAAATGCTTTGTGGAGAACATGGAATTTTTGTATTCAATTTCCGCCGAGTGCCTAAAATTCTTCCTGAATTTGATAGATTGCAGATACTACATTCGACCtggttttcattttcaccACTGCTGATAGATGCGTGGACTTAATCCATGTCTATGAATTTGATAGATTGCTAAACTGCATTGACTTGTTGTTCACTTATGCCGATTAAGCGACTTAAATCAGAGTTTCATGGTTTATTGATAGGCAAAAGCACATGAATCGGGTACAAGCGGTCATGCATCGCCTGCAGACCAATCTGAAATTGATAAGTTGGAACAACACCTCTCTAATCTCAGAAAGGTATTCTATTGTATCTTCAGCTTGTAAATTCATGtcagtaatttattttttcttcaagaCACTTAGGATTACAACCACTTAGAATTTTCTGGCAAAGATTTCGTTTGGGAACCAAATATATCTGGAAATAATTTACTTATATAAGACTTCGGAGGTAAATATACAgtaaaatttactaaaatatgTACAAATATTGATGAAACTGAGAAGGTCTTATAGATTTCAAGACAACAGTTCTGTTTGTCTTATTGTTTGTTGTATATCAGAATTAATCTAAGGAAAGATTTTGAAACTAAATAGACaatgagaaaatcaaatattgaAACTAATAACGTTATGGAGGATATGTCATGGATATTATAGGTAATATGCTTCTTCCTAGAAATgacatcttctttttctttcaactgcTATTATAAGGGTCCTATCTGCGGTGTGTTTGCAGGAACTCATGGTTAAGAACTTGCATATAAAGCTTCTGATAGATCAACTACGAGAACTTGTTGCTGATGTATCTACATGGCAAAGTCCTTGTTCTGTATGAAAAACATATCTAGCCTTGAGTCTCCTCACTAATCTAGCTGTCGTAATTTGAAAATGTCGTGCTCTGTTGCTTTATAACATGAGTTGTTATTAGAACGTTTCTTTATATAATCTCTTCAATGAAACTGGGATTATAAATTTGCCATTGGCACTAGATTGTTAATATAACTTAAGGCTCTGATAAATCAAGTACCAGGAATAAAAGGTTCAATATTTCCATGAAGCAGAAGAATCcttatataagaaaatttgtttACTATTTCAATGAACGATGCTCGTGTGTCGTGATTACCTTAGTTTTTCTTAGAAATCATCTACAGAAACCCATTAAACACTCTTAACACACTTGGATGAACACACAAAAACAACCATATGGTATCAGCGTATGAAACATAGTTACACTTGTTCGCAAGTTCTAAAATCTAGCTCGTCTGGAATAAGAATTTGTGGCCGTGTAGGGGTTTTATACCATCGAAGAAGAATGCATTCAGTTGTGCATTGAGGATCTTGTAGTAAGGGAAGATCTCATATCCACAATGGCAGATTCATCTGCACCCAACTTGATTGCCTCTTTGCTTGCTCTGATGAACCTCGAAACAGCTCCTCTAGTGTAGTCATGTGCTTCTTTAACCGTCATCTTCTCGCTTATTTCATTAGGGAAGCTGCTTAGGAAATGATCACCATTTAGAACAGCAGCTAACTGTACAACCTCGCTCTGAAACTCGGAAAGTCTACTGTTTTCGTTAGCTTCTGTTTTCCTCAACGGTGTCACTTCGGGCAAGGTTACTGCAACAAGTGTTAGGGAGATTAACGAAATATGAATTCAGAAATCTTACACCTGAACAGAAGATTAACTCTGTATACAATTGGGAGAACGTCGATGTGTCGCAACCGGTATAGATTGATGATACCTGGGCAGTCTGTTCGTGGCGAGGTTAACTGGCCAACAATGTCCTCAAATGTCCCAGCCCATGCATCTCTGTGAGTCAGGAAGTTAGAGGAGAGattgaatattttctttatggtAGCAGGAATTGAGGAATGCTCAAACTCAGAGTTTGGAGTAGGACCCTTGGGACTGCTTATAACTGCAAAACAAACAGAAAGTTAGAGCTATAAACACACCCCAGAAGAAATAGCCAAACAGTCAACTATTTGTATGTGCTAAAGTCATTTTGATGATGCAGACTCTAAAACAAGCATCACCCTTCTTTCCAGTCACTAATTAAGTTCCTATACCATCTTCATCCCAACAGCTCCAACTGGCGTGGATCCCAATTCCAACCAACTCTTTGGCCAGAGGGAGCCTCAGGATTCCCACCACCGACCTGGCACTGGCTTCCCAAGTAGCCAGCCTGGGATGACTGTAAACCATGCGAGGAGAAAAAACACCGACCAGACCCATGTGAGAGTCCTTTGCTTTTGTTGAGAGATGAGTAGAACTATAAGGTTCAATTTCATGTTATTAGGGTTGTTGATTCAGTGTAGAAAATTAAGGGGTGAGAAGAACTTGGCTTACCAGTCCCTTTCTTAATCCAAGGCGAAACCATAATTGTAGGCACACGGACTCCAAGCCGATCGAACTTGAAGAAATAGGGAGCAGGGCCTGTGTTTCCATCAGGATTAGGGACATTGACGAAAGGAGTCTTGACATGGTCAAAAAATCCACCGTGCTCATCGTAAGTGATTATCAGAAGGGTTTGGTTCCACTGTGGGCTAGCCCTCAGAGTCTCGTAAACCTCTTTCACCAGCTTTTGCCCATTTGCAACATCATGGGATGGGTGGTCATCATTTGCAGGCATTCCCACAAGATCAAAGTACCGTGGCTCAATCACAGTTAAGCTGGGAAGCTTCCCATTTCTAGCATCCTTTTTGAACTGCAAATCGTAGGGATGAAACTTGAAAATGTACTTCAATTTCCTCAAGTTTCTGTAAAACAGGGTAGTGGGTATGTTCTGGAAGTAAACTCCGAAGTCGAGGCCATTCTCATGTAGTGAATCGAAAATAGTTTTCTGGGGATACCCGAGAGCTAATTGCTTCTTCACATGGCTTGTTGAACCGTGAGAAGTTGCAGAATAAACAAACAGCctattgggttgagttgggccAGGAATTGAAGAGAACCACCTATCAAACACAGCAAACTCACGAACCAAAGCTCCATAAATGGGCACAGCTTCAGGTTTGAAGCCTTTCATAACAGTTTCAGAGAGGTTTGATGACATTGAGAGAGCCTGTTCCACAAAGCCAGACATGGAAGGAATGGAATTAGAGCCAAATACCTGCTGCAACACGTCCTCAAATGAATGGCCCGGATCCGGATCTACAAACTCAGCGTCATCAGAGAAGCAAATGGTTTCAGGGTTGGGATTCTTGGTTGAAACAGGGTTGCATTCGTCCCCAGTGACGCCATTGATTCGTGGGTCGATGTATTTCTTCATCCATCCAATCATATGATCGAAGGAACGATTCTCCATCACCAAAACCACCACGGTTTTGATGGGTTGCTGCTGGAAAGTGCGTTGAGGAATCCATGAGAGagtgagaagaagaaagaaaatgaaaggcaAGTGAAGTGTGACTTTGCTTCGCCGTCCTCTCATTGCTATCACTGGGAGCAGAGGGAAGGGAAAACAGAAGATAACTCCGCCAAACTTACTCCAACAACCCAAAAGAGCGCTTAAAAATGGGGAAAATGGATTGTGGATGAGAATGTTACAGAGAAATGCCACTTTAAAAAGGCAATATCCCCTGGTCGTGactaagagagagagaaagagagagtagCTAAGAGTGGATTTTGCTTTATACgcagagagaaagaaagagagagagagagagaagcagAAGAAGTTTCTGGCGTTGCGTGTTTCAAAAACAGTGcaatttaaaagtaaagaatacaataAAAGCGAAAAAAAGCTTGAAAATTGGGTCTCTGCCATTGTTtatccttccttccttctctGCAATCTTTTAACTCCGATTAAATGTTGTTGCTCTTATTTTACCAAGAtgttgattaaatttttttttaattgatttcatTTATTGGTTGTATGATAAGAttgtgtttgaaaataaattaagagggagaagagaagaaggtcAAGGCGTTCACGGACTGTGTTTGGCTTGGAATCAATGATAACATGCATTTGTgggatttttaatttcatataaaaaatctCGCTCTCAAAGTATTTCAACTTCAGCCATTAttgtaatttgtttttatttaaaaaaaaaaaacattattattattattattattattaacgcGTGACAACCAGAGACTACCCCGTGAAACCTTCCCTTCCCCGGATGACACATCTTTCATTGgttttgtatatataatttaaactt carries:
- the LOC111779613 gene encoding mediator of RNA polymerase II transcription subunit 30 — encoded protein: MEEKPTNVLSLPQTTQELAMEGIKHLEETIESAFQILYSMNDELCNPTLWSTTSSTATTTTSGLTIASPNAPSSHSTNGVVNGDASSESTNHHTDTSSGGGSGSGGALEEARVRYKNSVLALRAILAAIPNSQKAKAHESGTSGHASPADQSEIDKLEQHLSNLRKELMVKNLHIKLLIDQLRELVADVSTWQSPCSV
- the LOC111779610 gene encoding non-specific phospholipase C6-like, whose translation is MRGRRSKVTLHLPFIFFLLLTLSWIPQRTFQQQPIKTVVVLVMENRSFDHMIGWMKKYIDPRINGVTGDECNPVSTKNPNPETICFSDDAEFVDPDPGHSFEDVLQQVFGSNSIPSMSGFVEQALSMSSNLSETVMKGFKPEAVPIYGALVREFAVFDRWFSSIPGPTQPNRLFVYSATSHGSTSHVKKQLALGYPQKTIFDSLHENGLDFGVYFQNIPTTLFYRNLRKLKYIFKFHPYDLQFKKDARNGKLPSLTVIEPRYFDLVGMPANDDHPSHDVANGQKLVKEVYETLRASPQWNQTLLIITYDEHGGFFDHVKTPFVNVPNPDGNTGPAPYFFKFDRLGVRVPTIMVSPWIKKGTVISSPKGPTPNSEFEHSSIPATIKKIFNLSSNFLTHRDAWAGTFEDIVGQLTSPRTDCPVTLPEVTPLRKTEANENSRLSEFQSEVVQLAAVLNGDHFLSSFPNEISEKMTVKEAHDYTRGAVSRFIRASKEAIKLGADESAIVDMRSSLTTRSSMHN